In a single window of the Nicotiana tomentosiformis chromosome 8, ASM39032v3, whole genome shotgun sequence genome:
- the LOC138897886 gene encoding uncharacterized protein translates to MAVLSNFEEGQSTYRPPRFQKMVRRNGGIPGKGSSSRNTKGYNCCHKCRKPGHFINDCPLHKQDLYKHNAGKMVKRNPVPDRKFKRRDVIDNIVKQALAFWGDSSSESEGDDEQADTSMMVVESKAAKYDSIFALMAKSDEDKEDGDDEVNFRTFKEI, encoded by the coding sequence ATGGCTGTTTTATCAAAttttgaagaaggtcaatcaacctacagaccaccaagatttcagaaaatggttcgtAGAAACGGAGGCATTCCCGGGAAGGGTAGCTCTAGCAGAAACACTAAAGGATACAATTGTTGTCACAAGTGCAGAAAGCCAGGACATTTCATCAATGATTGTCCTCTCCACAAGCAGGACCTTTACAAACACAATGCTGGCAAGATGGTTAAGAGGAACCCAGTCCCCGACAGAAAGTTCAAAAGAAGAGATGTCATTGATAATATTGTAAAGCAAGCTCTGGCTTTCTGGGGAGATTCCTCTAGTGAATCTGAGGGTGATGATGAACAAGCAGACACCTCTATGATGGTTGTTGAAAGTAAAGCTGCAAAATATGATTCCATATTTGCATTGATGGCAAAATCTGATGAGGATAAAGAAGATGGTGACGATGAAGTAAACTTTCGgacgttcaaagaaatttga
- the LOC138897885 gene encoding uncharacterized protein — protein sequence MISQQEYIKELLKRFEMESSKTIDTLIVTTTCLDMDEHGSPVNKTMYRGIIGSLLYLTASRPDIVFSVGWCVASGVSKTPSSHGFDLNIASTSRNAISSFTDTTLLGIIMGKIGENILTVVAMERLVGDSLSDDVGTGTQGEE from the exons ATGATAAGTCAGCAGGAATACATTAAGGAGCTTCTGAAAAGATTTGAGATGGAAAGCTCAAAGACCATTGATACTCTAATTGTTACTACCACTTGTCTAGACATGGACGAACATGGTTCCCCTGTAAATAAAACTATGTATCGGGGTATCATTGGATCTCTCTTGTACCTAACAGCCAGCAGACCTGACATTGTGTTTAGTGTTGG ATGGTGTGTTGCGTCTGGTGTTTCTAAAACTCCAAGTTCTCATGGTTTTGATCTGAATATTGCTTCAACATCACGTAATGCTATATCCTCTTTTACTGATACTACATTGTTGGGAATTATTATGGGTAAGATAGGTGAAAATATTTTGACTGTTGTTGCTATGGAACGTCTAGTTGGGGATTCTTTGTCTGATGATGTGGGCACTGGGACTCAAGGGGAAGAATGA